GTCTAATTGGGTAGTATCAATCACTTCTTGTCCCTCTTCAACGATTTCACTGCTTGGCTGATAATTCCATAGAGCGACCGTTAACACCAGACTAAGAGCAATCAGTATAACCAAAATTACGGACTTCATTGTTTCCATGTTCATGAATTTCCCCTCCGCTTCTGACTCATTAACGGAAGTGTAAAGTGTACCGAGGTCCCTTTACCCTCTTTGCTTTCTGCCCATATTTTACCGTGATGGGCTTCAATCATTTCCCGGGCAATAGCGAGGCCAAGACCGGTGCCGCCCATTTCTCTTGCTCTCGATTTATCTACCCGGTAAAACCGGTCAAAGATTTTATCAACTGTATCCGCCGGCATACCGATGCCTTCATCCGTCACACTCACGCGAAGCTGTTTCCTGGTAGAATACGCATCAAAACGAATCGTGCCGCCTTCTGGTGAATATTTTACAGCGTTGGATATGACATTATCCAGCACTTGTGTCAATTTATCTTTGTCCATCCAAACGTACATATTTTTCTTCGGAAGGTTTCTTTCAAACTCCATATTTTCATCTTTATTCATCTCAAATCGATCAATAATCTGATTGTAGAAGCCGACAAATTCGACACGCTCTCTCATTAAGGTCGTTTCTTTATGGTCCATCTTCGTTAATTGCAGCAAATCATTAACTAAACGAATCATACGGTCGGTTTCATTCTGTGTAACATCTAAGAATCTCGGAGCAATATCAGGATCCTGCCAGGCCCCATCGTTTAAGGCCTCAATATAGCTCCGCATGGTTGTGAGCGGTGTCCGCAGCTCATGAGAAACATTAGACACGAATTCCCTGCGTTCCTGCTCTACCTTCTCCTGTTCCGTAACATCACTAATCACCGAAATAAATCCGTCCATTTCTTCATTCTCATCTTCTACCACTGAAAAATTGGCCTTAACCAGCAGATGCTTGTCTTCACTGCTGAGGTCAATAATCATCGATCCCGCTTCTTCAACTTCAGAAATATCATCCATTTGGTCGCCTAGATCGAAAACGTCGATTAAAGATTGGCCTTGGACTTCTTCAAACGTCTGACCGATCAGCTTAGAGGCTGGTGCGTTCATTAAAATAATCGCTCCTATGCGGTCTGTAGCAATGACACCATCCGACATATTCGACAAAACCGAACTTAATTTTCGTCGTTCCCCTTCGGTTGTAGCCTGGGCTAACTTCAGCTTATCGTTCAGGTCATTAAACGTAAGACCGAGCTGCCCAATTTCATCAT
The Halobacillus halophilus DSM 2266 DNA segment above includes these coding regions:
- the walK gene encoding cell wall metabolism sensor histidine kinase WalK; the protein is MKKVGFFQSVRLKLILVYILLLLLGIQVIGAYFVERLENNLTDNFTNSIEGRLNSLTYSLQNAFEAERGEGDPSLQAEVEGLINEFNESDIKKLQVIEKTGPNIIASFDSGSDDRANIGKKVTDARISKVFILGETDPRTVRQDGTNLYVGEKPITTEAGEIKGVLHYQARMDGIYEQMQAINSIFAKGTLLAITVTALLGILVARTITKPLTEMKKQAQIMATGDFSQKVDVKGNDEIGQLGLTFNDLNDKLKLAQATTEGERRKLSSVLSNMSDGVIATDRIGAIILMNAPASKLIGQTFEEVQGQSLIDVFDLGDQMDDISEVEEAGSMIIDLSSEDKHLLVKANFSVVEDENEEMDGFISVISDVTEQEKVEQERREFVSNVSHELRTPLTTMRSYIEALNDGAWQDPDIAPRFLDVTQNETDRMIRLVNDLLQLTKMDHKETTLMRERVEFVGFYNQIIDRFEMNKDENMEFERNLPKKNMYVWMDKDKLTQVLDNVISNAVKYSPEGGTIRFDAYSTRKQLRVSVTDEGIGMPADTVDKIFDRFYRVDKSRAREMGGTGLGLAIAREMIEAHHGKIWAESKEGKGTSVHFTLPLMSQKRRGNS